A stretch of DNA from Equus asinus isolate D_3611 breed Donkey chromosome 20, EquAss-T2T_v2, whole genome shotgun sequence:
ACTACTGTTCTAACTCCTTCAGTCATTGGAAAAATAGGTGTTGCATCTGTGATTAGGAGTTTCTTCATCTGCTTCCCCTTGGTTTTTCTGGTTTATCGGCTTACTTACTGTGGGAAGAACATTATTCGTCACTCATATTGTGAACACATGGGCATTGCCAGGCTCGCCTGTGATAGTATCAAAGTCAACATCTACTATGGGGTGATTGGGCCCCTATTTTCCACATGCCTGGATGTGGTACTTATCATTATCTCCTATATCTTTATACTCTGTTCTGTGTTTAGAATTGCTTCCCAAGACGCCCGACTCAAGGCTTTGGGTACTTGTGGCTCCCACGTCTGTGTTATCTTACTGTTCTATACCCCagcctttttctcattctttgctCACCGATTTGGGGGCCACAATATACCACTCCACGTACATATCCTCCTTGCCAATCTTTATGTGGTGGTACCACCCTCTCTCAACCCCATCATTTATGGCGTTAAGACCAAGCAAATTCAGGAGAAGTTtctccaggtcttttctttgAGCAGGAAATTTTGCTGATGTAGACTAATCAGCTTAGCTCTTCACTTTTCTGTATAACTCCACTAATGGGAGAGTACCTAAATTATCTTGCTCATCTTATATCACTCCAGCATTAGGAAAGGATGGTAGAAGTACATTTTTCAGTAAATGAGACCAtgttaaaatttactctttttgctgatttttttcagGACAGTATCAGACCAAGGACACCTTATATTCTGTATAATATTTAGCTGTGTTACAACAGGCTTACAGCATAATAATTCAATAATCAATTTTAATTTCATGTTAACACAGTAAAACAAGGAAAGTAAAGAATAGCCCAAATACACTAAAAAAGATGCAAAAACAGAATTTACCTTTATAATGGgcaaaaaatattacatattttaaaaggttgttgaaaagatttaataaaatgacTTACATAAAGCTGTAAAAACAGTGCATAGTACACAATGAAAATCAAAGAATGCTGcctcttgttatttttattagcaGTAGTCTAATCAGTCTGCATCCCGCAAACACTGGTTCTgcaggacagagaagggaggctctttcttttattatatttcttctttcttacacATAATGTCAGACATTATGGAATATGAGGATTTTAGGTAATCTTGGGGCATCAAACCATTTTAATTTCTCAGGGTGGAGATAGGAGAGAGATTTAGCAGAGATAGAAATGTAAGGATTATTAGCATAAATGTTACTTAAAGCCATTAGAAAGGATCAAAAATCCATATCTGCTCCTTGGATGAATATAAAGTAGCATTTATCTTCTTGGTCCCTGTAGGATGGCACTATGGACTGCATTTTTTCACCATAGGGGCAATAATTATTCCTGTTTCTGGCAACAGTAAAAGGTATTCATCAGGGGATAAAAGTAACAATGGGATGTCAGAGAACATAGATAGTTAATCAAaactaaataataaagaaattttacatGTTCACTTGTACAAGTCCTCATGCAAAATCACAGACATGTATTTATATGGTCTTAACATCGATGATGaaagtgaaaactaaaaacattgTAAATGCACAGGATGAATGTATTACTAtacattctaaaaatatttagtgTGGTTATTAAGAATAACTTATGACAAAAAGTTAatatggaaataaacaaaatattttaaagagaaactaCAGATTGTAGAATGATACATGTTAGATGATCTCAAATAAGtggatgtacacacacacatatattcatttatagAACCATATATACATGCATGTTTGCATAGCAATTCTGGAGGAATATACAGAACTTTgcgtaaatttttaaaataaacattttaattaaaaataaatttaaaaaattaaaataaataatgtttatcaCTTCTCTGCTGTTGAAGATGAGATATTTAGCATTAGTACTACTTTATATTATTCCACCTGTCCTACAGAtatctctattgttttctttatataatataGAATCTTGTATCCaagttattattatattatgtaAATTATCATCCAATAATTAATTGTTTAAGAACATATTCAGGCTTTTTATTTAACCACTGTACTCTctcctgaaattattttttacctctttattctgatttttctatCACTCTGATGGAGGCTATTTGGGGCACTTTTATAGTAGAGTTGCTGGAGAATAGTGTTATGCCCGCTTGAGACATAATCAGTTCACTGTCAAGCATGAGCAAAAAAACACTTGTCTGGTTATAGAATTCTTAGTTCACaatctctttttcaaaattctacaTATAGGTTCTTGAAAGAAATTTGCTCAAGTGTCCAAATGGCAAAATTGGTTGAAATGTACCTATCATAGTCTGGAGACAAAGCTCACATCAGCCTGCCAATCACTTGGaattgataatattttgaaagacaGAATTCTCTCACATCCAATGTTTATATCTGTTACTTCATCTTAATGCACTGTTTGTGTCCTCCATAAAACTGGTCcaaatgtataattattttatgtatttagttAATTGTTTATCACCTTCCTTCATCTTCTCCATCACCCTCAAAATGTAAATTTCATACAGATAAACCATGTTTAACTTGCTGAGCTTTATACCCCACTATCTATGATGGAATTGATCTCACAGAATCATTCAATCTGTTAAATAAATAgattcctccctttttttttgtatttaaccTCAATGAAGCTACATTGTGAAGAACTAACTTGTTTAAATGTCACaggaatattttatattatcCATAAGTTAAATTCTTGGACAATTCTCTCTAAAATCATCAAATAAAGGTCACAAACCTCTTAGGGATGCCATATTTAGCATGAGACTTTTGTTTATCTGCAGCATATTGGTTGTGAGGCATAGCTTTTGCTTACACTCCATGACATCAAGAACTATGCTCTCCACTGTAACCCTAAGTCTATAATgagatattttgtttaaaaaaagtacagttttgtgtgtgtatagtatTTAACAAATGTGACAAAGacaatttctgttttattctacAAGTTGGCAATGATGAAGATAAATCTAAGTTTATcatgattttcaaacttttatcTGACTACTGATTAGTGTCTCCAATTTTTTTATACTCAAAATTTTGCTTAAATTCTGTGCTAATTTCTCTaagaattgacaaaaaatataaaaagtatggAGAGATGATTATGGTAAACATTTGTCTTCTGTACACACATAAAAAACTtccgggttttttttttttcttttgctgaggaagattcaccctgagctaacatctgttgccaatcttcctcctttttttttgaggaagactagccctgagctgacatctgtgtcaatcttcctcaatctgtatgtgagcctctgccacagcatggctgatgaggagTATACGTCCTTGTCCaagatctgaacccgagaacctgggctgccgaagtggagcatatggacttaaccactacacaacaaGGCCGGCCCCACAAAATTaagattttgtaatattttaagcttattaaatatattatactcCATATAATTCtctattcttctttctcctctgtagAAGAAAAAGTTCTGTAAGTTTTATCTTTGAAACCCctttttagacttttaaaatcttATCTGTATTCATGTATACTCTTGTATAAtgtgtttgtgaattttctttaCTTGCATAAATGCTATTTGGCCGAAATATTGCTCTGGGACTTGTGTTTGTGTTTCATTGTTCTGTTTTAGGCCGATGTTGATATATATTCATATAAGATAATACTATTCGTTAACTGTTGGATATTACACATATGTCCCCAGAATTTACAGGAATTAGAGTATGaactggctctttgaaaagatcaatataaTTGACAAACTTAATCAAAAACTTacgaaattgttttaaaaagatataaatttccAACTATGTAATTAGGGAGTATTATGATCAAACTTACTCCAATATATTTAATAACCCAGACAAAATGGGAAAACTCCTTGGAATACACAACTACTAAAGCTCATTCcagaaaaaatagataatctaAGTAGTGTCATATCtgctaaataaattataattggaAACCTTGTAATGAGGAATTTCTCGGGCCCAGATAGATTTACTAGGTGAATATAACCAAAcatttagaaggaaaagaatatggTTTTTACACAAACTTTTCTCAGAAAGTGGTACAGGAGAAAACCATTCACaaatcattttaaaacagaagTTCTATGCTGATATGAAATTGAGACTTTATCATTACAAGATAAGAAACACTCACCTcgattttgatttatagattgattatggattatttgcatcaacaggaGATTATAAGACAAAATAGGTCAGAGAATATGTAGGATCACAGTAAAACTTAAGAGTGGAAAAACTAAAACTTTAAGTAATTTTATAGAGTGCAATCATTTTCATGTAATTAATAAGGAAATGCCAGTTTTAGTCATTAGGAATGTTGGGGcgcagggcaggccaccccaaaatatcccataATAGCACACTCGTTATTTTGAATTCAAGTTACTTGAGAAATAAAAAGGGCCTGACCCTACTGTCTCCGTTTCCCCTCAAAGCAGGACATAAATCTCCCCCGTGAAAGATGCTCTCTCGAATTCTTATCATCAGAGCTGGGGAAGTcagggctgagaagcctgcacaaaCACAACTTGCTAATTTACTCCCTCAAGGCTAAACACTGCTTAAATTCCTTACTGACTACATACCTCAAATCTAactttctttgtcctgtcattcctgATATacattgtttctttgtgtaaaagatttAAATACTGCCTGTTGTGTTCACCTTCCAAGCATCATTTCTCTGTGATCCCCAATATGCACATATTAAACTGGGTTGTTCTCTTGTTAATCTGATATTGCATCAATTTTATTACTTGTCCAGCTATAACAAcctaacaaggaaagaaaaggggtTTTTCC
This window harbors:
- the LOC106830144 gene encoding olfactory receptor 52Z1P-like, producing the protein MTSSSNHTNLRDIWYTMIGIPGLEDAHTWISIPICSMYIVAVVSNTLLLFLIFTERSLHEPMYLFLSMLALADIFLSTATTPKMLAIFWFQDGGISFGSCVSQMFFLHFIYVAESAILLAMAFDRYIAICYPLRYTTVLTPSVIGKIGVASVIRSFFICFPLVFLVYRLTYCGKNIIRHSYCEHMGIARLACDSIKVNIYYGVIGPLFSTCLDVVLIIISYIFILCSVFRIASQDARLKALGTCGSHVCVILLFYTPAFFSFFAHRFGGHNIPLHVHILLANLYVVVPPSLNPIIYGVKTKQIQEKFLQVFSLSRKFC